Proteins encoded within one genomic window of Rubripirellula tenax:
- a CDS encoding M20 metallopeptidase family protein — protein sequence MRIFFAITTMALVSFSCLADSPKIDAVKVAPNEIATWIDSQMPSLVQTYQHLHTHPELSWQEDETAALIAKTWRDEGLEVTNGVGAGGAIDGSGGGGVVGILKNGDGPTLMLRCDMDALPITEQTQVPYASTKTVSLPGGISTGVMHACGHDIHMTNVIAVTRYMATHRDDWSGTLMVIAQPAEEKGEGARAMIDDGLFTRFAKPDFAVALHVSGDTPTGQVGVLAGFTQANVDSVDIDVKGRGGHGAAPDTTIDPIVQAADLVMSLQTIASREIKPSRPVVITVGAIAGGTKHNIISDSCHLQLTVRTYGDVIRQQVLAAITRKANAVAQSYGAPPPELMFSKGTPSLENDVELADRLLRVFEELVGSENIAFSEPSMGGEDFSRYGREGVPILMYKLGSVSQARLDRFVELEVPPPSLHSSSYYPDVEPTLRTGVLTMTSAALDLLGK from the coding sequence ATGCGCATTTTCTTCGCCATCACGACGATGGCTCTCGTGTCGTTTTCATGTCTGGCAGATTCGCCGAAGATCGACGCGGTGAAAGTTGCCCCGAACGAGATTGCGACCTGGATCGACTCGCAAATGCCGTCGCTGGTGCAAACGTATCAACACCTGCACACGCATCCGGAATTGTCTTGGCAGGAAGACGAAACGGCCGCGTTAATCGCCAAGACATGGCGTGACGAGGGCTTGGAAGTCACCAACGGCGTCGGCGCCGGTGGCGCCATCGATGGTTCCGGCGGCGGCGGAGTTGTCGGCATTCTGAAGAACGGCGATGGGCCGACGTTGATGTTGCGCTGCGACATGGATGCGTTACCCATTACCGAACAAACCCAAGTTCCCTACGCATCGACCAAGACCGTTTCCTTGCCGGGAGGCATTTCGACCGGCGTGATGCACGCGTGTGGTCACGATATTCACATGACCAACGTGATCGCGGTGACGCGTTACATGGCGACGCATCGCGACGATTGGTCTGGCACGCTGATGGTGATCGCTCAACCGGCGGAAGAAAAAGGCGAAGGCGCTCGTGCGATGATCGACGACGGTTTGTTCACGCGGTTCGCGAAGCCGGACTTCGCTGTCGCGCTGCACGTTTCGGGTGATACGCCGACGGGGCAGGTTGGGGTTTTGGCTGGTTTCACGCAAGCGAACGTGGACAGCGTCGATATCGACGTCAAAGGTCGTGGTGGGCACGGCGCCGCCCCCGACACGACGATCGACCCGATCGTCCAGGCCGCCGATTTGGTGATGTCGCTACAAACGATCGCCAGCCGTGAAATCAAACCGAGCCGTCCCGTGGTCATCACCGTCGGCGCGATCGCGGGCGGAACGAAGCACAACATCATCAGCGACTCGTGCCACTTGCAGTTGACCGTCCGCACGTACGGCGATGTGATCCGCCAACAAGTTTTGGCAGCGATCACGCGGAAAGCCAACGCGGTCGCCCAAAGCTATGGTGCCCCGCCGCCGGAATTGATGTTCAGCAAAGGCACTCCCTCACTGGAAAACGATGTCGAGCTGGCTGATCGACTGCTGCGCGTATTTGAAGAACTGGTTGGTTCGGAAAACATCGCGTTCAGCGAACCGTCGATGGGCGGCGAGGACTTCAGCCGCTATGGACGCGAGGGTGTGCCGATCTTGATGTACAAGTTGGGCAGTGTCAGCCAAGCCCGTCTGGATCGGTTCGTCGAACTCGAAGTACCGCCACCTTCGCTGCACAGTTCCAGCTACTATCCCGATGTCGAGCCGACGCTTCGAACCGGTGTGTTGACGATGACGTCCGCGGCGCTGGACTTGCTTGGCAAATAA
- a CDS encoding BLUF domain-containing protein — MSPEKISSESTSQRGLVQLVYVSAANAAFSDDQLDELLAIARQNNTSLDVTGVLLFTEGTFFQVLEGHPDVVQKLYDKIALDSRHSNVLMLAKSEIDERNFGDWSMGFVRDQRVMNELTGFVDFFSGRSFMDLAGDSRRVEQTLDGFRRGRWRRQIAEAAS; from the coding sequence ATGTCACCCGAAAAGATATCTTCCGAAAGCACGAGCCAACGCGGCTTGGTTCAGCTTGTCTATGTCAGCGCAGCGAACGCTGCGTTTAGCGACGATCAACTCGACGAGCTTTTGGCGATCGCTCGCCAAAACAACACCTCACTTGATGTAACCGGTGTTCTGCTATTCACCGAAGGAACCTTCTTTCAGGTTCTCGAAGGTCACCCCGACGTCGTTCAAAAACTTTACGACAAGATCGCTTTGGACTCGCGTCACAGCAACGTGCTGATGCTCGCCAAAAGCGAAATCGATGAACGCAACTTTGGTGACTGGAGCATGGGCTTCGTGCGTGATCAACGCGTGATGAACGAGTTGACCGGTTTCGTTGACTTCTTCAGCGGTCGGAGCTTCATGGATTTGGCCGGTGATTCTCGACGCGTCGAGCAAACGCTTGACGGATTTCGCCGCGGTCGTTGGCGGCGGCAAATTGCCGAAGCCGCATCTTAA
- a CDS encoding heme NO-binding domain-containing protein: MKGIVFTELIEMVEEDLGIEIADRMISGAKTANDGSYTSVGTYDHAELIQLVISLSAETGIPVADLVQTFGKHLFARFHELYPQFFAGVDSAIDFLPMVETYIHVEVRKLYPDAELPSFDCESNGGVLSMTYRSKRPFADLAEGLILACVDHYRQPISVTRHNLGKQDGTHACFVLTPTSDVPAQELAS; encoded by the coding sequence ATGAAGGGAATTGTTTTCACCGAGCTGATCGAAATGGTTGAGGAAGATCTCGGCATCGAGATCGCCGACCGCATGATCAGCGGAGCCAAGACGGCCAACGACGGATCGTACACATCCGTCGGAACCTACGATCACGCCGAACTGATCCAGCTAGTCATTTCGTTGTCCGCCGAAACGGGAATCCCGGTTGCCGACCTGGTTCAAACGTTTGGCAAGCACCTGTTCGCTCGCTTTCATGAGCTGTACCCACAGTTCTTTGCCGGCGTCGATTCCGCGATCGACTTCCTGCCCATGGTTGAAACGTACATTCACGTGGAAGTGCGAAAGCTGTATCCCGACGCCGAATTGCCATCTTTCGATTGCGAAAGCAACGGCGGAGTCTTGAGCATGACGTACCGATCCAAGCGACCGTTCGCCGACTTGGCGGAAGGTCTGATCTTGGCCTGCGTCGATCACTACCGCCAACCGATCAGCGTCACTCGCCACAATCTAGGCAAACAAGATGGCACTCATGCGTGCTTCGTTCTTACACCTACGTCCGACGTTCCCGCTCAGGAACTGGCAAGCTGA
- a CDS encoding two-component system sensor histidine kinase NtrB has protein sequence MPNVELLQRRFERERAARKAAEALLEQKSLEAYRANQKISEMAKHTQAIVETAAEGIISYDADGIIRLFNRSAASIFGLESAIGTSIHHLFECSDNLCDALFLAGEFGTEGNSTNSRELVGLRSNGRTFFAEVSTSRVDQNQSPVFTALIRDLSKRKELEVRLSQAQKMESVGQLAAGIAHEINTPIQFVGDNIKFLQGAFEDIAGLIELYDQLAEAVTSSSPTRTCLDQIKEQAEIADLPFLREEFPSAIEQCLEGIERVATIVRAMKEFSLPATESKSAVDINRAIENTLTIAASQVRDIATIETELDPSLKPVVCLAGQMNQCFLNLLTNAIEAIEQHCESGAGRIKITTRSNEDSVEIRVEDNGPGIPAEITSRIFDPFFTTKPVGKGTGQGLSFVYGVVVDKHDGSIHAHSLPAGGTTFVVSLPIHHQAASKEQTHANSAH, from the coding sequence ATGCCCAACGTTGAACTCCTGCAACGACGATTCGAACGCGAGCGGGCTGCCCGCAAAGCAGCCGAGGCGCTGCTAGAGCAAAAGTCGCTCGAGGCCTATCGAGCGAACCAAAAAATTAGCGAGATGGCCAAGCACACGCAGGCGATCGTCGAAACCGCTGCCGAGGGCATCATCAGCTACGACGCCGATGGAATCATTCGTTTGTTCAACCGTTCGGCGGCCAGTATCTTTGGCCTCGAATCGGCAATCGGAACCAGCATTCACCATCTCTTTGAATGTAGCGATAACCTTTGCGACGCCCTCTTTTTGGCCGGCGAATTTGGTACCGAAGGCAACTCGACCAACTCGCGGGAATTGGTCGGTCTGCGTTCCAACGGGCGAACATTCTTTGCGGAAGTTTCGACCAGTCGCGTCGACCAAAATCAATCGCCCGTCTTCACCGCACTGATTCGCGACCTTTCCAAACGCAAAGAACTCGAGGTCCGTTTGAGTCAAGCCCAGAAAATGGAATCCGTCGGTCAATTGGCCGCCGGGATCGCTCACGAAATCAATACGCCGATCCAGTTCGTTGGCGACAACATCAAGTTCCTGCAGGGCGCGTTCGAGGACATTGCCGGACTGATTGAACTGTACGACCAACTCGCCGAAGCGGTGACCAGTTCGAGCCCGACCCGAACGTGCTTGGACCAAATCAAAGAACAAGCTGAGATTGCCGATCTGCCGTTTTTGCGAGAAGAGTTTCCCAGCGCGATCGAACAATGCCTCGAGGGTATCGAGCGGGTGGCCACGATCGTTCGCGCGATGAAAGAGTTTTCGTTGCCGGCGACCGAAAGCAAATCGGCCGTTGACATCAACCGGGCGATCGAAAACACGCTGACCATCGCCGCAAGTCAGGTTCGCGATATTGCGACGATCGAAACCGAACTGGACCCATCGCTCAAGCCCGTCGTCTGCTTGGCGGGTCAAATGAATCAATGCTTCCTGAATCTGCTGACCAACGCGATTGAAGCGATCGAACAACACTGCGAATCCGGCGCTGGACGCATCAAAATCACAACGCGATCGAACGAGGATTCGGTCGAGATCCGCGTTGAAGACAACGGTCCGGGAATTCCCGCAGAGATCACCAGCCGAATCTTCGACCCGTTCTTTACGACCAAACCCGTCGGCAAGGGCACCGGCCAAGGACTCTCGTTCGTCTACGGCGTAGTCGTGGACAAGCATGACGGCAGCATCCACGCACACTCATTACCCGCGGGCGGGACGACGTTCGTTGTTTCCTTACCGATCCACCATCAAGCAGCATCAAAGGAGCAGACTCATGCGAATTCTGCTCATTGA
- a CDS encoding sensor histidine kinase, which produces MRILLIEPDSQLHERWRSRLLGSPSELTIVCSDAEAIHANESSHFTVVLHACNESGHASGHASEPFPSESLLGQLRLRAGYAICVTSVEAVRQIAFAAGYDDCIAHECSDAELATQLRHARDLQNLNQRLAQAQKLESIGELAAGIAHEINTPIQYVGDNTRFVQEACNDLQLVLESCQSLLVAVDSGANVDEATQNLRVAIEEADIDYLIEEIPSAITQTLEGVDRVANIVRAMKEFAHPGVSEMTLTDLAQSIENTAMVARNEWKYVADLETIFDPDMPPIHCLPGELNQVLLNMIVNAAHAIGDTLSETPDAKGKITISTHLKPQNAEIRISDTGSGISAENVERIFTPFFTTKRAGKGTGQGLAIAHSVIVEKHGGSIGVESEVGKGTTFVIQIPRERQRVSDIASQPQKTEPTAQAAGVAG; this is translated from the coding sequence ATGCGAATTCTGCTCATTGAACCCGATTCACAGCTGCACGAACGTTGGCGCAGTCGCCTGCTCGGATCGCCATCCGAGTTGACGATCGTTTGCTCGGATGCCGAGGCAATCCACGCGAACGAGTCGTCTCACTTTACCGTCGTCCTGCATGCTTGCAACGAGTCGGGTCACGCGTCTGGTCACGCGTCCGAGCCTTTCCCAAGTGAATCGCTGCTCGGCCAACTCCGCTTGCGAGCCGGCTATGCAATCTGCGTTACCAGTGTCGAAGCCGTTCGTCAAATCGCTTTCGCGGCGGGCTACGACGATTGCATCGCTCACGAATGCTCCGACGCCGAACTGGCCACTCAACTCCGGCACGCTCGTGATCTGCAGAATCTCAATCAACGATTGGCCCAGGCACAGAAGCTCGAATCCATTGGCGAACTCGCCGCGGGGATCGCACACGAAATCAACACTCCCATTCAATACGTCGGCGACAACACTCGGTTTGTCCAGGAAGCTTGCAACGATCTGCAATTGGTTCTGGAAAGTTGCCAATCGTTACTCGTCGCCGTTGACTCCGGTGCCAACGTCGACGAGGCAACACAGAACTTGCGAGTCGCAATCGAAGAAGCCGACATCGACTACTTGATTGAAGAAATTCCGTCCGCGATCACACAAACGCTCGAAGGCGTTGATCGTGTCGCCAACATCGTCCGTGCCATGAAAGAATTCGCTCACCCGGGCGTTTCCGAAATGACGCTGACCGATTTGGCGCAATCGATCGAAAACACTGCCATGGTTGCGCGGAACGAATGGAAGTACGTCGCGGATCTCGAAACGATCTTCGATCCGGACATGCCTCCGATCCACTGCTTGCCGGGTGAGTTGAACCAAGTCCTGTTGAACATGATCGTCAACGCCGCTCACGCGATTGGCGACACGCTTAGTGAAACACCCGATGCAAAAGGCAAGATCACGATCAGCACTCATTTGAAACCCCAAAACGCCGAAATTCGAATTTCGGATACTGGCAGCGGCATTTCGGCGGAGAACGTCGAGCGGATTTTCACGCCATTCTTCACGACCAAGCGAGCGGGAAAAGGAACCGGCCAAGGGCTAGCGATCGCCCATTCCGTGATCGTCGAAAAACATGGCGGCTCAATCGGCGTGGAGAGCGAAGTCGGCAAGGGAACGACCTTCGTGATTCAGATTCCACGCGAGAGGCAACGAGTATCGGACATTGCCAGCCAACCACAAAAAACTGAGCCGACGGCGCAAGCCGCGGGTGTCGCCGGTTGA